GGGCGGGCGCGGGCGCCGCCTCCAGGTCGCGCAGGTCATCGGGCACGACGACGTCGGTCTCCGCCGGGGGCGCGTCCAGGACGTCCGTGCCGGCGGCATGCGCGCCTGCTCCGGTCACCGGATCATTGGCGTCACGGGTGGTGGGGTACATGCCCTTGGGGGTGCGTCGGGTCCGGACCAGCAGAGCTGCCACAGAGCCGACGACCGCAAGAGCGATGACCACATAGATCACAATCGCAAGAGTCTCATTCACGCTCTTTAGCATGTCATACCGGTGTGTTCCCGGGCACCCGTTTGCGCGTGTGTGCGAGCGCACGCAGGATCCCGCCGTCGACCTCCCGGATACGCATCCGGGAGCGGGAACTGTCTGAGAGAATCAGAGCATCATGGTCCGACCTCCCCGTCTCGCGATTCCGCGGGAAATCAAAGTCCTTATTGCCGCCGCCTTTGTCATCGCCCTGGGTTTCGGCCTGGTGGCACCGGTGCTCCCGCAGTTTGCGCAGAGCTTCAACGTGGGCGTTGCCGCATCCTCCGTCATTGTCAGCGCGTTTGCCTTCACCCGGCTGGTTTTCGCGCCTGCCGGCGGAGCGCTGCTGGAGAAGTTTGGCGAGCGCCCGGTCTACATTGCGGGGCTGCTCATTGTCGCCGCCTCCACCGGGGCGTGTGCCTTCGCTGAAAGTTACTGGCAGCTGCTGGTCTTCCGCGGGCTGGGCGGCATCGGCTCCACCATGTTCACCATCTCGGCCATGGCGCTGATCATCCGGCTGGCCAAACCCTCGGTGCGCGGCCGGGTCTCCAGTGCGTATGCCTCCTCGTTCCTGCTGGGCAATATCGCCGGGCCGCTCGCGGGCGGGCTGATGGCCGGCTTTGGACTGCGCGTTCCGTTCCTCGTCTATGCAGGCGCCCTGGTGGTGGCAGCCGCCGTCGTGGCCCTCCAGCTCAAGGATGCCCGGCTGGCCGACGGCGAACCCAAGCCCGCGGCGCGTCCGGTGCTGACCGTCCGCGAGGCGCTCGGTGATTCCGCCTACCGGGCCGCGCTGGCTTCCAGCTTCGCCAACGGGTGGTCTTCATTCGGCGTCCGCAACTCGCTGCTGCCGCTCTTCGCCGCCGCTGCCCTGTCCGCCGGTCCGGAGATCGCCGGCATCTCGCTGACCGCGTTCGCCGCCGGAACCGCCGTCGTCCTGACCTTCTCCGGCCGGCTCGCCGACAGCTGGGGCCGCCGGCCGCTGGTGCTGACCGGGCTGGCCGTGAACGCCCTGGCCACCGCCGCCATCGGCTTCAGCACCAACGTCCCCATGTTCCTGGTGGTTTCCGCCATTGCCGGGATGGGCACCGGCCTGCTGAACCCGGCTCAGCAGGCCGCCGTCGGCGACGTGGTGGGCAATGACCGCAGCGGCGGTAAAGTGCTGGCCACGTTCCAGATGGCCAGCGACAGCGGCGCCATTGTGGGACCCATCCTGGCCGGGCTGCTCGCCGACTCGCTCGGCTTCAACTGGGCGTTCGGCGTGACCGGAGCCATCGTGGTCATGGCATGTTTCGCCTGGATTGGCGCCCGCGAAACCCTGGAACCTGAAACGTCGGCCCCGGTTCCTCCGGCACAGGGTACGACGCCGGACACCTCGGCAGGGCCCGGCGGCACTACGATCAAGGAATGAAGCCTTTCCTCCTGCTGGCCTCCCGGGCCGAAGACGACGCCGCTGCCGAAGAATATGAGGCGTTCCTCCGTTTCGGAAACCTGGAACCTGACCAGCTGCAGCGGATCCGGCTCGAGGCCGGCCCCCTGCCGCGCCTCGATCTGGACGACTACAGCGGAATCATTGTCAGCGGCAGTCCGTTCAATGCCAGCGATCCGGACAGCGCCAAATCCGAGCTGCAGCTGCGGGTCGAAAGCGAGCTGGGCGCGCTGCTCGACGACGTCGTCGACCGCGATTTCCCCTTCCTGGGCGCCTGCTACGGCGTGGGGACGCTGGGCCGGCATCAGGGCGGCGTTGTTGACCGGCAGTACGGCGAGGCGATCGGCGCCGTGGACATCAAGCTCACGGCCGACGGGCGGCAGGATCCGCTGCTCGACGGTGTTCCGGATTCCTTCAGCGCCTTTGTGGGGCACCGCGAGGCCATCTCCGTGCTGCCGCCCAACGCGGTGAACCTGGCCGGGTCCTCCTCCTGCCCGGTGCAGATGTTCCGAATCAAGGAGAACCTCTACGCCACCCAGTTCCATCCCGAGCTGGATGTTCCGGGCCTGCTGACCCGCATCACCGTGTACCGGCATGCCGGCTACTTCCCGCCGGAGGAAGCCGACGCCGTCCGGGCCTCCGTGCGCCACGCCGATGTGGGAGTGCCGCCGCTGATCCTGCGCAACTTCGTGCGGCGCTACGCCCGGTAGGCTGCCGGGCCGAGTGTCGGCAGAGACAGCGTCAGCCGGCGGCCTTGTCCTTGTCCTTGTCCAGCCGCTGACTGATCACGGTGGAGACGCCGTCGCCCTGCATTGTCACCCCGTAGAGTGCATCAGCGACTTCCATCGTCCGCTTCTGATGCGTGATGACGATCAGCTGGCTGGATTCCTTCAGCTCCTCGAAGATGGTGATGAGCCGGCCCAGATTGGTGTCATCCAGCGCCGCCTCCACTTCGTCCATGACGTAGAACGGTGAGGGCCGCGCCTTGAAGATCGCCACGAGCAGGGCCACCGCGGTTAGGGACCGCTCCCCGCCGGAGAGCAGCGACAGCCGCTTGATCTTCTTGCCGGCGGGCCGGGCCTGGATCTCGATGCCGGTGGTCAGCATGTCACTCGGATCCGTCAGGACCAGCCGGCCCTCACCGCCCGGAAACAGGGTGGCGAACACGCGCTCAAACTGTTCGGCCGTGTCCCGGTAGGCCGCGGTGAAGACTTCCTCCACTTTCCGGTCCACATCCTTGATGATGTCCAGCAGATCCCGGCGGGTGGCCTTCAGATCCTCCAGTTGGGTGCTGAGGAACGTGTGCCGCTCCTCGAGTGCGGCAAACTCCTCCAGGGCCAGCGGATTGACCCGGCCCAGGGCGGCCAGGTCGCGTTCGGCCTGCTTGAGCCGCTTTTCCTGTGCCGCCCGGTTGTAAGGGACACCGGTGGTGAGCGGATTTCCGTCCTCGTCCACCGGCGCGTGCAGGGCAGCCCATTTGTCGCCGGACGCCTCCGCCGCACCGGGGTCCGGGCCGACCGGCACCGGAACCGGCTGGTCCGGCCCGAACTCCGCCACGAGATGTTCCGGTGTCATCCCCAGCTCCTCGATGGCACGGGTCTCCACGGCCTCCACGCGCAGCTGCTGCTGGGCGCGGGCCAGTTCATCGCGGTGCACCGAGTCGGTCAGCCGGGCTACCTCAGCGGCGGCGCTGGCTGCTGCCGTCCGGACCTGCGCCAGTTCCGCGTCCCAGGCGGTGCGTACCGCTTCGGCGGAGCCCCGCTCGGCTGCTGCCGTTTCCAGCGACACGTTGAGGTAGGCCAGCACGGTCTGCGCGGCTTCCGCCACCGCGGTGGCCTTCGCGGCCTGCAGGGCACGACGGCGGGCGCGCACCTCTGCGGCGGCGCGGGCACGGCGTTCGCTGTCCGCCGCGCGTTCCAGGCCTGCTGCCCTGCCTGCCACGGCTTTGTACTGCTCTTCAGCTGAGCGCAGGGCCAGGCGCGCCTCGGTTTCCGCCCGCCGGGCAGCCGCTGCGGCGAGCGCCAGGGCCTCGCGCTGTTCCGTGGACGGTTCCGCCTCAGCCGGCGCCTCCCTTGCTGCAGCCAGGCGTGCCGCTGCAGCTGCCAGGGCTTCCTGTTCCGCCGCAAGATTGGCCTCGGCCGCGGTGACGAGCTGCTTCAACCGTTCAGATTCACCCACGGCGGAGCGCAGCGCCGAACCCAGCGTTCCCAGCCGCTCCGCGACGGCGGCGAGCCGGGCATCGGAATCATGCAGCCCGGCCAGGGCCTCATCGGTGCGCTGCTGGGCGGCGTTCCGACGGGCCACAGCTCCGGCCAGGGCAAACCCGGCCTGTTCGGACCGGGCCGCGGCAGCCCGGATCCGCGCCTCGGTTTCCTCCACTGAGGCCTGCAGTTCAAGCAGCCCCGGGGCTGAGGCGGACCCGCCCCGGCCGGAAAACACCGACAGAACGTCCCCGCCGGACGTCACGGCGGTGAGTTCGGGATGTTCCACCAGCAGCTCGGCCGCATCGGCCAGGGACGCCACAACCAGTGTGTCCTTCAGCAGCCACCCGAGTGCCGGACGCAGCTCCTCGGGCGC
This genomic interval from Arthrobacter sunyaminii contains the following:
- a CDS encoding MFS transporter, which codes for MVRPPRLAIPREIKVLIAAAFVIALGFGLVAPVLPQFAQSFNVGVAASSVIVSAFAFTRLVFAPAGGALLEKFGERPVYIAGLLIVAASTGACAFAESYWQLLVFRGLGGIGSTMFTISAMALIIRLAKPSVRGRVSSAYASSFLLGNIAGPLAGGLMAGFGLRVPFLVYAGALVVAAAVVALQLKDARLADGEPKPAARPVLTVREALGDSAYRAALASSFANGWSSFGVRNSLLPLFAAAALSAGPEIAGISLTAFAAGTAVVLTFSGRLADSWGRRPLVLTGLAVNALATAAIGFSTNVPMFLVVSAIAGMGTGLLNPAQQAAVGDVVGNDRSGGKVLATFQMASDSGAIVGPILAGLLADSLGFNWAFGVTGAIVVMACFAWIGARETLEPETSAPVPPAQGTTPDTSAGPGGTTIKE
- a CDS encoding glutamine amidotransferase is translated as MKPFLLLASRAEDDAAAEEYEAFLRFGNLEPDQLQRIRLEAGPLPRLDLDDYSGIIVSGSPFNASDPDSAKSELQLRVESELGALLDDVVDRDFPFLGACYGVGTLGRHQGGVVDRQYGEAIGAVDIKLTADGRQDPLLDGVPDSFSAFVGHREAISVLPPNAVNLAGSSSCPVQMFRIKENLYATQFHPELDVPGLLTRITVYRHAGYFPPEEADAVRASVRHADVGVPPLILRNFVRRYAR
- the smc gene encoding chromosome segregation protein SMC, whose product is MHLKTLTMRGFKSFASATTFEFEPGVTAVVGPNGSGKSNVVDALAWVMGEQGAKTLRGGKMEDVIFAGTSGRPALGRAQVSLTIDNADGALPIEYSEVTISRTLFRSGGSEYAINGAPARLLDIQELLSDSGLGREMHVIVGQGQLDRILHAGADERRGFIEEAAGILKHRRRREKTVRKLDAMQANLARLTDLTSELRRQLGPLGKQAAVARRARTVQQDVRDARARLLADDLVTLNNAMARDAAEEAELLARRDKAAAALAAARARQAELETLAAQATPQVNAARDTWYALSAQRERYLSLIALAQERRRLLGSSDHREDSGQDPERLQAQAERVRAEAGALKQAIEERRIALAEAEQVRAAAEQDAAAEEQRLAAVLRAAADRREGLARIAGAVGSARSRVDAAEAELGRLRASISAGEERRRQAQQEFTVLENSAAGAEESEESLDAEYEEAQAELDQANAALEELRRTKQEADRERETLTARRDALRVGLDRRDGSAMLLEAGVEGVLAPLAAQLTVRTGYERAVTAALGSAASAVAVADTAAAVRALAHLKEADGGQVDVVLASVPAGETDAASGRPAPVEGAVWALDAVDAPEELRPALGWLLKDTLVVASLADAAELLVEHPELTAVTSGGDVLSVFSGRGGSASAPGLLELQASVEETEARIRAAAARSEQAGFALAGAVARRNAAQQRTDEALAGLHDSDARLAAVAERLGTLGSALRSAVGESERLKQLVTAAEANLAAEQEALAAAAARLAAAREAPAEAEPSTEQREALALAAAAARRAETEARLALRSAEEQYKAVAGRAAGLERAADSERRARAAAEVRARRRALQAAKATAVAEAAQTVLAYLNVSLETAAAERGSAEAVRTAWDAELAQVRTAAASAAAEVARLTDSVHRDELARAQQQLRVEAVETRAIEELGMTPEHLVAEFGPDQPVPVPVGPDPGAAEASGDKWAALHAPVDEDGNPLTTGVPYNRAAQEKRLKQAERDLAALGRVNPLALEEFAALEERHTFLSTQLEDLKATRRDLLDIIKDVDRKVEEVFTAAYRDTAEQFERVFATLFPGGEGRLVLTDPSDMLTTGIEIQARPAGKKIKRLSLLSGGERSLTAVALLVAIFKARPSPFYVMDEVEAALDDTNLGRLITIFEELKESSQLIVITHQKRTMEVADALYGVTMQGDGVSTVISQRLDKDKDKAAG